The Halichondria panicea chromosome 10, odHalPani1.1, whole genome shotgun sequence region TAGCTCAGATGGCTAGTGTGAAGACTTCCCCTGGACAACACAAAAACAGAAAAATAACAAAGCTATGGCTAAGTATAATATTTATGACATTTTTATAaaaagctactagctactgAGGCCCGGTTCGATTAATTAAATGATGAAACAGAGGAGCTATTGCTAACTTCTGGGTTCCCTGATTTCGGTATTACATCCAGAATGTCTGTGGGATGAGGTGCCCACATGTGGTATGAAAGAGTATTTGGTTGTGCGGGTGGCGGGGAGAAGGGGATGGGTGGGGTCAGTGGGAAGACACTGCATGGGAGGATCACCAGGATTTGTTGTTGATGATTTTGAAGCATACTTTATAAGTTTTTGGATATTCCTGCAGTCTTTAATTGAATTGGAGTTTGTAAAGTTAAGTAGAGAGATATAGTCCGCAGATTTTCATTCTTTGGTTATGCCTGATCAGTTTTGCAGGCAAATGATTGGGTTGGTTCTTCAGTTTCTTGGTGAGTCAGGTTGATTGATGGCCCGGATGGGGGTCCCATACTTCGATGCAGTATTCAAGTTTAGGTAGCACAGTGGTCCTGTAAATTGATGCATCTTTTAATTTCCTGTGGAGCAATCCCAATTGTTGTTTGGATGTCCTCACAGTGTTGGTAATGTGCTGAGACCAGGACAGATTCTTAGGGATGGTGACGCCGAGCTTCTTGAAACCTGATTCCACAATGATATCCCAATTGATTTAATATTTGCTGGTTTGAAATAGAGAGGGTGAGTGGGATCGCATTCATAGATACTGTATTATACTATACACAGTAGGCAGTGTTACGTTGCCGGCAATGAAAGGCAGCAGGAGGCTGTTTATGAAAGGTAGTAAGTAGGTGCTACTACAACAGTGTAGTATAGGGCTGCTGTCTAATGAAAGGGGCTGCTACCTACTTGTTttagtaaaaaataattataataaaaataataaaaaaaactaCCACTGTAGCCGGGGCTCCTGTTGTTctatcacaatgaaagactacaggagggctgtgatctaatgaaagactacatctaatgaaagactacaggaggctgtgatctaatgaaagactacaggagggctgtgatctaatgaaagactacaggagacCTGTTGACTACAGTCTACACTAAGACTACAATTTTGGCTTCAAATGATGTAATTGTGGTTTGCATCATAGTGAGTAAATTTCCTGTTTGTGGCTTGTAAATACTACAGTAATTCTCCGTAAATTTAATTATGGCTTCTGTTACGTCATTGTTTACTATCAGAATTGGATAAAGAAACAACTTTTTCAGTTTTTCCAGCATCAATACCCAGGTCCTGAAGTGCAAGCCAGGTTCCAGAGTCACAGTACTAGTAGATATAGTATTCATGAACTGGTCACAGGAAAATTAGGATCCAGAACTGGGGAGTACTAATTTGCCCAGATATCAAAGTCAGTCCAAACAGGATATATCCAATAAACTGGCCAATGTTAGAACACAAGACCTGCTATAAAAAAATATTGGCAAAGCGGATGCTGTTTATTTCTTTGCAAAGACTAACTTCTAGCATTATATTAGCTATCTAGGCAGTTTCAAGAAACTCTGGACACTCAAGTGGCAAGTAGGCAAGAGCTAAACTTACTCATTTTTGTCAATGTTTACTTTGTTGTATCTTAGTCAAACCTGGGTCATTAGTGTTCTTATTTGGTCTACTTGTAGTTACCAGTGTTGTCTATAGTTTAGGCCTATCTGTATCTCTCCAGCACCCCCATTACTAATTTGCCCGGAAATCAAAGTCACAGAAAATATAAATATCACCAGTTTTCTTTCATACAATGCAGCAATTCAGTACTTTTTTACCACTTAATTTTTATATCATTCagtagcttatttattcagCATTATTTATATATCATTTAATAGTGATAGGCACCTTCTGATGAAAAGTTATCCTTGACAAAAGCAGTGTTACTGTTTTTGATACTACCGcgaactatgaatatcattatctcCCATAAGGCCCATATAAATTGGCAAATGAACTGTGTAATACACACTTCCGGGAGTCTTAGTGTAGACtgactatcacaatgaaagacGACAGGAAAGTGAGTGACCAGTTTCCCGGCCACCCACCTACAGCTCCGGAGCCCCGGTTTATAACCCACACGCTAGGGTGAACTGCGACTGTTCCTGTTTACATGCATGGCTTCATGGGAAAAATCCCGGTCCTGCCCACTTACACTTCCGCTCCGAAGCCATTACGTGCCAAGCGCCACTGCACATCACAAAATGGCTGATTTACTCTCTGCTAAAAGCCACCTCGTAGATGCTCTCAGGGATAGGAAACAGCGCTACTGGGACCTCATGAAGAGCTGGTACAGAAGGAAGGTAGACTTgatgcaacataattatcaacacTTAAGTGTTCATTAAATCAAATTAATTTCGGCTCAGATTACGAAAGAGGATTTTGATGCCAAGGCCCAGGGTCTACTAGGAGAGAACAATGTTCATCTTCACAATGAGTTTCTGTTCGCTATTCTTGTCAAATGTCAAACTGGAGTAGCTCCTCAAgaaacatgtacgtacacacatcCACCAcacgtcacacacacaccacacacacatccacccacacgtcacacacacacacacacacacacacacacacacacacacagggtatgTAAAGGTAATTGGATGTTAacttagttccgttggtccaatttTATGCGTTTCTGAAAGCTATCAGAACTCTATTTAAAAAGCTGACTCTGGTACTCTAAAAATACAGGGTGTTGGCTTtttacatactgtacatgtagattacTTACTGGTACATGCATACTCCCACTCCTgcccacacatacacgtacatattAAGTGAGGGTGTTGGCTAAATTTTTACACGAATTTGTTGTGTACTTTGGCGCACTTAACCCTCTATGATGATAGCCTCCTCCCCCTATCCGTACAGATGTCCCCATGACCCAGTCAGTCAGCCCAGCGGAGTCCCTCTCACCAATACAACCTCCAGCCATCAAGAAACCGAAGATACTCAAGCCCAAAGTCTTGATGGCCACCGAGCTGCCCTATGGAGCCTTGGACCCACTTCATTATTTCACGCCACCTACAGTGAAGATCTTCAAAGACTTGGACAGTATTTTATTGTGCTCTCATGAGTTGGTGTTACCTGATGTGTCCACACTTCACGCTAGAATGTTGCTAGGAGCATGGGAAGCTGATCTAGAGGATGTGTCAGAAGACTGTGCTCACGTTCTGCTCCATTCTTTGAAGGTGtgtttgaaattggaccatcCTATTAGTATAGGCTCTCACCATAAAAAATTAAGGCGCTACcataaattaatttttagcgtACAAATAGAACGGAGAAAAATACACGAGCTTCAATTGGTGCCTCATTTAGAGTGACGGCACATTGAAATTGCAGGAGGAATAAAAGactaataataaattatataggcCATGTCTTGAGCATAGCCTACATCAAGGCCTAGGACTGTAACTGACATGCACTCACAGTAATAGAGTGGTGCTTGGAATACAGGCGGAAACAAGAAGATAATATATTATCTTGAGTTCGATTCATCGATCATTCCAACAGCGCTATGCTGCTTGTGTACCCTTATTATGCAGACTGTTACTTGATACTTCAAAGTCGAGACAGTCTGATATTGTTAATTTAAGGTATATACATTAGCAGTAATTACATCCTTCATTCCAAACAGTAGTGGCGCCTGCACCGTGTACACTGTTGATTGATGTGTCCGTGCATGCTGTACTTATGGTTTACACTGAGGAGTAATAATTTGTAGAGAATAGGCCATGTCTCGAGCACAATCTACTAAGGCGTAATAGCACCTCCTTATAGATTAATTCTTGAAATTGAACTCATGTTTATGATTCTGTGGTTTTTGTCTTTTCACACATACAGGTATTCCTCAAGAACGTACTACAAATGGTGATCTCTCATCGTACTAGCTGGAAATTAGACGGTCGAAACTTTCAACACTCTTTTGGAAATGGAGACTCAAGATCGAACCCTTTGCTGGATAATTCCCAACTTCTCCCTCGAGTTCAAAGGTCACTGTACCAGTACAAGTCTGGAGAGAGGGTTGAAGCAGACTCGGTGGCTAGGCTATCATCAAGAGTTGGTGGCATCTGGGAGCCCATCAACCTGTTCCATTTGAGGGATGCACTACTGGTGTGTTATTGCTACGCCATACattaaagtctatttgtgttgagtttgaccttcataaactTATCATAAAGTtatcataactttgtcatactttcaaagtttcatataccattggattccttgttaaaaagcgcttatatctatatgctgtagagctgggaagctccaaccagctaaaagttagcattttccatgtagaagtcccaggcatacttgtccaccacatacatgtaaagcataaatgaagccataatttaccacataacttccaggGTTGAGGAAACAGACTTTAGTgcgtgtatacatgtataatgtatagTACTTCACTAAAATATGAGCACTGTGGATAATTGAAATAACAAACATTAAGTAGTCACAACTGTTAATAGCGTATCCATTAGCTATTGTAACAAATGGACCCCCCTCCTTCTCCCAGGTCAATCAACAGTGCATTCTTGTGTTTAGTATCTACGCTTGCATCCATTAGCTATTGTAACAAATGGACCCCCCTCCTTCCCCCAGGTCAATCAACAGTGCATTCCTGTGTTTAGTATCTACGCTTGCAACATGGAGCGAATCATGGCTGGTCTATGGCACCCCACAGCAGAGGAGGAGCAGCAGCACACCACGGTAGCACTCTGGGAGAGAGAACAATCCAAACAAACTTCTAACACTATTATGTGTAACTCTCAATTTCCTGTTAGATAGATAATCAATTTTTATTTTGTACTTCTTCCTCAATACATGTTATATAGGTAAAGACATTGATCTCACAATTTCAAAGTAAACGGTGTTCGAATGTTTGTAACAAATTGATaaaaattatacaaaaacTATGTAATTTGAGCTAGTCAATGTTTCCCAATGTACATGACATTTACTATAGCTAGTATCTGCCCACTATTGTTTATATAGACAACCGACAATTATCATAATAGCTATTGTTCTTCAGTTCTTCTTAATTGAGTACTTTAAACACACCGACAGACAATGCAAGGGACAGCATTACCAGAGTAAACGTGCTGCTTGTTAGAAACTGTATCATGGCAGAACTAGTCGGTGTTGTAGGCATGCCAGTAGTAGGTTCAGTGTCTTTGTAGGTCCACACACGTACAGAATCAATCTGGAAGGActgtgtccaggttggaaacCAATCATCTTTTGCATTATAGAACTTATTGACAGAGTCAGGATCAGTATTGTTCCAAGGCTTTCCAGCACCATCAGGGAAATAGCCTCCCACTCCACCGACTGCCAAGTTGATGAGCAAAAAAAACTTTCGATCAAAAGGAGCATTGTTCCCACGTCCTCTCCAAGGGTTGCTCCACACGGATTGATTCCAGCCGCCTCGATCAAAGAATGACTCCGTTATTGGAACCTCAAGCACTGGATTGTCTTCGGTATCGAGATAGCCGATGAGGTGAGTCTCGTTCCATATCAAACCATATGTGTGGAAGTCACTAGTGAAATCCTGTTTCTGTTCTTGTGTCGTCGCTTGGTTCGTTTGAGGAAATTGATTCTGGTGCACGTTGACTCCCCAGTGGAGTGTAGATCCATAACTATTGTAGCCACCGGGAGCATATTCTGGTGGATTGCCACGAGACTCCATAATGTCGATCTCACCACTAGCAGGCCAAGATCCATACTGCTCATCCGTTGGTAGCATCCAAATAGCCGGCCACAACCAGTCCCCTCTGGGTAGCTTTGCACGTATCTCTACTTTACCGTAGGTAAACGAGAAACTCTCAGCTGTTCGAATGCGAGCTGATTTCACAGGATTGAGATAATTTCCACTAGCTCCTGCATTTCTCTCGCAACCATAAAACATGTTCCCCGTGCAAAGGTTGGGTGGCTGGGTACCCCAAATGTTGAGGGAACCACCCCGAACAGCAGCGTCTCCAATATCATTGGCAGTTAGAGTCGGCATGATGTGCAAGACCCCATCCTCTACATAGCTGTTGGTTCGATTGTTAGTGTACCACTGAAACTCGAAATTTCCTCCACCACCCAGAGTGAGCTCGTGTTTCCAGAGGCTCAAGTTGAAGTCCTCGAATGTGTCCTCCAGAGCCAGCACCAGTTCTCTGTTGGCTGCAGCATAGGCTGTGAAATGCAAGAGCACAAATGTTGCAAGGAGCCCAGACATCATTTTTGTGAATTTAGTTAGCTAGTGCATGCAGCCCAGTGATTATTTATAGTCAGGTCCGGATatgaaccagccccaccccccttgTATGGTTTTCGTGTAATTAGAGCAGAAAAATCATAAAGAACGCATGCTGAACGTAGTGTCTACTTCTATAATTCTACACTTCAACTACTGTAAGTCTAGGTCTATCAGAGAGGTGAACAGTCATGGAAGGTTGGGAGGATGATGGCAAGAAGCTCAAGAACACTCTGCCCTTGTATGGTAACAAAGATAGCATGAATCTGAACAGTATGATCCTCACAAACATCGTTGGTTCTGCTTACTTTAAGGAAGAGCTGATACAGTTCAAGACGTTCCACGAGGTCATCGACGAGATATACTACAAGGTGAGTCAGTTACATCATGATTTCGGTTGTTTAAAAGTTGTTTTTTTCCTCCGCAGGTTGAGCACATGGAGCCGTGGGAAAAAAACAGTCGAAAGCTGGCGGGCCAAGTTGGAATGTGTGCCGgggtaagtacatgtatgtgaggCCATGCTTTTGTCgattacctataattataaatggaATCTGGATATTGATGTACTGTACGTGCGACTAAGTGTACATTGGATGGAGGTACAGTGTGTAAtatctgtgttgtgtgtgtttgtatgcaCGAGATGCTCATTTCACTATTGACTCCACCTCCTCAGAGTGTATCACTGGCTAAGCTTCGCTCGTTCCGATAATGGAGCTTGTTGTGATTGGTAATTACCTGTTTGAAATCACCGCAtgagatacacacacaaagagaTGATTTCCGACTATTTTGCAGTGATAACGatatctccccccccccacacacacacactttaggTGAGAGGGGTAGCCGCTGGTGGGATAGTGTCTACTGCTTTCTGTCTCCTCTTCAAGCTGTTCACGCTGAAACTGACTAGAAAGCAGGTTAATGTGATGCTCAATCATCCGGATTCTCCATACATCAGAGCCATTGGATTTCTATACGTAAGGTGTGTGTATTAATACTGTACATAGAGTATTCACTGTGTTGAATTTTGTTGAATTTTTGTTTTCAGGTATTGTCAACCGCCTGCTGATTTCTGGAGCTGGTTTTATCCATTCTTGGAAGATGAAGAGGTCTGTACTGCCACTGAAATGCCAAGCTGTGAGCCTACAGTGTATGAGCTGTACAGCTTTATAATGATGTTGTTTGAAAACTTACATTTTTTCTGAGAGTGTTGATAGCTATTTTGTAAAGAAGAACAATTTCAAATGTCTTCTGTAGCTGTAAAGAAGCCCCTTGAAAGTCTAATTGCTCTCGAGCACACATTTTTTAAACCACAGCCTAcataagtgtataattataatcacgtGTTTTGGTTGTGTCCCTGTGCAGGAGATCAACCTGAAGGCTGGAGGAGGATACAATGTAACTATCGGGGAGATGTGTCGCTTGATACTCACCTCCCTCGACTGGTTTGGCACGCTCTTCCCAAGAATGCCTGTGCACGTGCAGAAGGACCTCATTAAGAGACTGGAGGCCATCCCTCCACCAACAAGGTGAGTATGATCCACACTGTGTTCcctgcaatgtacaatcatgtaagaTGTTACAAAATCTTTCTTCAGTACAATGTGTTTGcgtgtactgtatacctctcagcctgtgtgtacatgacatgTTTTTTTTGTAAATTACTAGGaatgttatgtacatgtagcacttGGGATTTTTGGTAATAATGTCTCATTGTGCAGGGCTGCCCGAGAGCCTGTAGTTGAGGTAGAGCCTGAGGTGAAGAATGGACACGGACACGATGGTGCGAGGGATCAGTGGGGAGAGGCCGCTCGTAGAATAAGGGCGGAGGGGGACAGCAAATCCCCTAGAAGGTGCGTGACATAAGGTACAGTGATTTCAATGGATTGTCTCTGTGTACTGCCAAAGTGCCTTATTCACCAtatttgtttttgtataaatatTAAATGTTTAAGAGGTCATTCATTtattgtgctgtgctttttgtTTCATGGACTTTTCCCCCTCCTAGGTCTAGAGAAAGACGTGATCGTTCAC contains the following coding sequences:
- the LOC135342877 gene encoding transcriptional adapter 1-like isoform X1 produces the protein MADLLSAKSHLVDALRDRKQRYWDLMKSWYRRKITKEDFDAKAQGLLGENNVHLHNEFLFAILVKCQTGVAPQETYVPMTQSVSPAESLSPIQPPAIKKPKILKPKVLMATELPYGALDPLHYFTPPTVKIFKDLDSILLCSHELVLPDVSTLHARMLLGAWEADLEDVSEDCAHVLLHSLKVFLKNVLQMVISHRTSWKLDGRNFQHSFGNGDSRSNPLLDNSQLLPRVQRSLYQYKSGERVEADSVARLSSRVGGIWEPINLFHLRDALLVNQQCIPVFSIYACNMERIMAGLWHPTAEEEQQHTTVALWEREQSKQTSNTIMCNSQFPVR
- the LOC135342877 gene encoding transcriptional adapter 1-like isoform X2, with amino-acid sequence MADLLSAKSHLVDALRDRKQRYWDLMKSWYRRKITKEDFDAKAQGLLGENNVHLHNEFLFAILVKCQTGVAPQETYVPMTQSVSPAESLSPIQPPAIKKPKILKPKVLMATELPYGALDPLHYFTPPTVKIFKDLDSILLCSHELVLPDVSTLHARMLLGAWEADLEDVSEDCAHVLLHSLKVFLKNVLQMVISHRTSWKLDGRNFQHSFGNGDSRSNPLLDNSQLLPRVQRSLYQYKSGERVEADSVARLSSRVGGIWEPINLFHLRDALLVNQQCILVFSIYACIH
- the LOC135342874 gene encoding beta-1,3-glucan-binding protein-like, with amino-acid sequence MMSGLLATFVLLHFTAYAAANRELVLALEDTFEDFNLSLWKHELTLGGGGNFEFQWYTNNRTNSYVEDGVLHIMPTLTANDIGDAAVRGGSLNIWGTQPPNLCTGNMFYGCERNAGASGNYLNPVKSARIRTAESFSFTYGKVEIRAKLPRGDWLWPAIWMLPTDEQYGSWPASGEIDIMESRGNPPEYAPGGYNSYGSTLHWGVNVHQNQFPQTNQATTQEQKQDFTSDFHTYGLIWNETHLIGYLDTEDNPVLEVPITESFFDRGGWNQSVWSNPWRGRGNNAPFDRKFFLLINLAVGGVGGYFPDGAGKPWNNTDPDSVNKFYNAKDDWFPTWTQSFQIDSVRVWTYKDTEPTTGMPTTPTSSAMIQFLTSSTFTLVMLSLALSVGVFKVLN
- the LOC135342875 gene encoding pre-mRNA-splicing factor 38B-like isoform X1, whose product is MEGWEDDGKKLKNTLPLYGNKDSMNLNSMILTNIVGSAYFKEELIQFKTFHEVIDEIYYKVEHMEPWEKNSRKLAGQVGMCAGVRGVAAGGIVSTAFCLLFKLFTLKLTRKQVNVMLNHPDSPYIRAIGFLYVRYCQPPADFWSWFYPFLEDEEEINLKAGGGYNVTIGEMCRLILTSLDWFGTLFPRMPVHVQKDLIKRLEAIPPPTRAAREPVVEVEPEVKNGHGHDGARDQWGEAARRIRAEGDSKSPRRSRERRDRSPEKRSRSRDRQRSRSRDRKRNRSTSRDKKNRSRSRDKRRSRSRDRHHHRSNSRERRRSRSHDRRKGRSRSNDRGSRRRSRSHEKRGRSRSPEKRSRSKDRRRR
- the LOC135342875 gene encoding pre-mRNA-splicing factor 38B-like isoform X3; the protein is MEGWEDDGKKLKNTLPLYGNKDSMNLNSMILTNIVGSAYFKEELIQFKTFHEVIDEIYYKVEHMEPWEKNSRKLAGQVGMCAGVRGVAAGGIVSTAFCLLFKLFTLKLTRKQVNVMLNHPDSPYIRAIGFLYVRYCQPPADFWSWFYPFLEDEEEINLKAGGGYNVTIGEMCRLILTSLDWFGTLFPRMPVHVQKDLIKRLEAIPPPTRAAREPVVEVEPEVKNGHGHDGARDQWGEAARRIRAEGDSKSPRRCVT
- the LOC135342875 gene encoding pre-mRNA-splicing factor 38B-like isoform X2 produces the protein MMARSSRTLCPCMEELIQFKTFHEVIDEIYYKVEHMEPWEKNSRKLAGQVGMCAGVRGVAAGGIVSTAFCLLFKLFTLKLTRKQVNVMLNHPDSPYIRAIGFLYVRYCQPPADFWSWFYPFLEDEEEINLKAGGGYNVTIGEMCRLILTSLDWFGTLFPRMPVHVQKDLIKRLEAIPPPTRAAREPVVEVEPEVKNGHGHDGARDQWGEAARRIRAEGDSKSPRRSRERRDRSPEKRSRSRDRQRSRSRDRKRNRSTSRDKKNRSRSRDKRRSRSRDRHHHRSNSRERRRSRSHDRRKGRSRSNDRGSRRRSRSHEKRGRSRSPEKRSRSKDRRRR